The Pirellulales bacterium genomic interval ACCTGTGGGTGCGATACACGAAATATAAGGATCTTGAAGTAATGATGCGCAACGGCAAATCGCTTTTTGTCGCCTGTTTGATCGGGGCAACCGGGATCACCGTGGGCAGTTCCGCTACGACTGCTTCTGCGGCCTCGGCCGCTATCAACCAGGACCAAGCCATTAGTAAGGCGATCGATTTTCTACGCGTGAAAGGGCAGGCCGAAGATGGCTCGTTCAGCGCGGCGGCAGGGCCGGCGGTGACGGCGCTTGTGACGAAGGCGGTGCTCGAGAGCGGCCGCACCGCGCAAGATCCCGTGGTGGCCAAAGCACTCAAATACTTGCAGGCTTTCGTTCAGTCTGATGGCGGCATCTATCAACCGGAGTCGCGACATCGCAACTACGAGACATGCGTGGGGCTGATGTGCTTCGGTGCGGCCAACGCTGACGGCCGCTACAACGCCCTGGTGAAGAATGCCGAAGCCTTTTTGACCAAGGGGCAATGGGACGAATCCGAAAACGTGCAGCCCGACAACATCGCCTACGGCGGCGCAGGATACGGACAAGCTGAGCGTCCCGATCTCTCCAATACGCACTTCCTGCTCGACGCCTTGAAGGCGGCCGGCGAGGGGGAGGACGACGAGGCTTTCAAGCGTGCCCTGGTGTTTGTCTCGCGCTGTCAAAACCTGGAGAGTGAATACAACACCACCGAGTTTCCGGCCAAGAACCCCGATGGCGGTTTTTATTACACGCCGGCCGGCGGCGGACGCAGCATGGCGGGCAATACCGACAACGGAGGCCTGCGCAGCTATGGCTCTATGACCTATGCCGGTCTAAAGAGCATGATCTATTGCGGCGCAAATGCCGACGATCCCCGCGTGAAAGCGGCCGTGGAATGGGCTCGCAAGCACTATACGCTCGAAGATAATCCTGGCATGGGGGACGCTGGCCTTTACTATTATTACACCTTGTTCGCCAAGGCATTGGCGGCCACCAAGCAACCCACGATTACCGATGTGGAGGGCAAATCACACGATTGGCGCAAGGAACTGGTGGCCGCTCTGTTGGAACGGCAACAACCCGACGGGTCGTGGGTCAACAAGAATGCCCGCTGGATGGAAGGGGACCCGAACCTGGTGACGGCATACGCGCTGTTGGCTCTTTCTTACGCACGCCCGGGCGCACCGTAAGGGGCGTGCATCGAGCCATCAGTCCTCCCACACTCCCTCGGGGATTGGTTTGGCCTCGACGATCTCGATTGTGACCTTCTCAGGGGCGAGAACTGTAAAGCTCTTCGTCTTGATGTCGTCGTGCATCGTGATTGGCTCGACGATCTCGACGCCCGCGGCTTTCATGCGCTCGAACACCGGCTCGATGTCGCGGTAAGAGAATGCAATGTGGTCGATCGGTCGGCCCCGCGTAGGCTGGATTTCCTTGAGCGGTTCGTCGGGCCACCAGGGAGGGGCCGGCGTAACATCGGGTTTGCCGAAAAAGATCATCGTCACGTTGTCGCACGGGATCACGTTGATCCAGATTCCAGCCAAGGTCGACATGTTCCCCTTCGGTTTCTCGACTTTGGGACGTAAAGGCTTCAATCCCAGATTCTTGGCATACCAGCCGACCGTCTCGTTCACGTCAGTGCAAAAAAAATGGACGTGGGCAAAACGGTGGTGCCCCATGGTGTTGATCTCGATCAATTCCTTGTCCGGCCCGTTGATATACATGTAGTAGTTGTCCGAGCCAGGTAACGGCGACAACGGTGTGTGAATATCAACGCCGTGATTCTTCCACCACTCGAACTCATTCTTGACGTCCACGCCCCCCCAGCCGATGTGCCAGATCCCGGTATTGAGTTTCGTCTCGGGGGGAGTATCCACTTTGTTCAACAATAGAAACGACCGTTCGGTGAATAGCGCATCGGCCACGCCGCGGTACTTGGTGGGCGTGGCGCCGAACACGCGACTATAAAACTTGATCGAGCTCTTGGGATCGGTCACGTTCAGGTGTACGTGATGAAATCGAGCCGGCGCACTATCCTCGGCCCCGGCGGGCACTGTTCGCGATAAAACAATTCCTGCCAGAAGAAACAGATGTAACTGTGGGCGGCAGCGAAGCATGATGGCTCTCCAATCGTGCGGGCGCGTCGATGTTGGATGTCAATCAGAGCGCAACCGCTTCGTGACGGGCCGAAGCGTGTGCCCATCTTACCCTGTGGAGTACCAGCGATGAACGGCCCGGCGAGCGCAGTCGCATTCCGGTGATGGCCTTCGAATTTCAAAAGAAGTGGGGCCGACTTGGGGCCGGATGACAATCCCTGGGTCGCTAGGATCGAGCGCATTTTGTTGCAAACCCGTCGCCAAATTGCCAGACTGTGGACAGATACCGTTCCTGGGAGACTCACAGATGCAGCGCCGAGCCCTGCCTTTTTTCATGTTGGTCGCCCTCGTCTGGGGCATTGTTTTCAGTGTTCTGCCGGGCAGAACTGGGGCAGCCGAGCAACTTTTGGCGGGCGTCGCTGCGGTCGAAATTACGCCACCTCCCGGCCTGCTGATGTGGGGTTATTCCAATCGTCCCCAGCCGGCCACAGGCAAGCTCGACCCACTCATGGCGCGGGCCTTGGTCCTATCCTGTGGCGGCACGCGTGCCGCGGTGGTGACCTTGGATTTGGGGCGCACGCCCGAGGACCAATTACTGGCCGCGCTGCGGGCCCGCACGTTGGCCAAGTACGGTGTCGGGGACTTGCTGGTGACGGCCAGTCACACGCACGCCGCACCATCGCTGGAATCGCTCGACGACGTACCCAACAAATACGGTCCAACGGTTATCGAGGCCATAGACAAGGCGATCGGCGAGGCCGCGGGCCACCTTGTTTCCGTGCGATTAGGCGTCGGCCGTGGAACGGTTGATATCGCGCACAATCGTCGGCATTTCCTGCCCGATGGTCGCGTGGCCATGCAATGGCGCAACATGGAGCATGAGCCGACGTCGCCCGTGGACAAGGAGTTCGTGGTCGTGCGTCTTGATCGCGAGGACGCCACACCGTTGGCAATCTTGTTGCATTACGCTTGCCATCCCGTGGTCCTGGGACCAGATAATCTGGAGTACAGCGCAGACTTTGTGGGTGTTGCCTGCCACGATGTCGAGCAGAAGTTGGGGGCACCGTGCCTGTATCTGCAAGGAGGTTGCGGGAACATCAACCCGTACGCTGACAAGACGCCGCTGGCTAAGGGGGGCCTGGTGGAAATGCGAAAAGCGGGCGCGGCCCTGGCGGTCGCCGCAGCACAAACGGCGCGCGAGATCAAACCCTTGGCCCAACAGCCTGGCATGCTCAAGTTCGAGGCGCATCCGGTGCCTGTGCGCGTCCGTTGGAACATTCAAGATCCCGACGTGAAAGCAGTGCTTAGTAAAGCCTACGGTCCGCGGTTCGACCGCTACCTGGCCGGCATGCTGAAATCGGGAGAAGTACGTCCCGAACTGACGACGCTAATAATCGGTGACGCTGTGGCGTTCGTGGGGATGCCAGGTGAGATGTTCGTAGAGTTTCAAACCATCCTCAAGACGCAATCGCCGGTGCCAACGACACTATTGGTCGGTTACGCCAATGGATACCACGCCTACTTTCCCACGATTCGCGACGCGGCCGCCGGAGGTTACGGCGGCAAGACCGCCACGTACGTGGCCCCCGGCGCGGGCGAACGCCTGACCGACGAAGGCCTGATCACACTCTACAAATTGGTCGGCAAGCTGCATGACGTGCCGCGCGCCGAAGATTTCAAATTACTCGAATACGACGACGTGAAGAAATAGTCCGCCACAATTCTTCAGGCGGCTTGCGTCCCCCCTCTGCACACACGGCGTCGATCGCCCAGATTAGTGACGATTCTACGTGCGCCACCGGCCGTATCAGTCGGGCGAGGCAAAGAGAATTCTTCGCGATCGGAATGACGTAACTATTTTTATAGTAAACGTTTATGTGTATATGTGCATCCAAAAGACAGTGTCGGCGTTGTATTTTATCGAAACACCCCATGCCTTGCAGATTTCCTAGTCGTCACGCCATAATCGTTCATGCGATTTTGTGGTGTAAAGAACGATATTTGTCCGGCGCGCCGGATGTGGGCTATCGGCCCGTATTATCTGGCACTCTTGCCAGCCGTGGTTTGGGCTTCGGCTCTGGCGTCCAACGTGGCGGCCGACGTCCCTTCAGTCGTCGCCGAGCATTTGCCGTCCGGTTCCTGTCTGACAGTTTTTGCGGGGGATCTGGCCGACCTTTGTCGTAGTTTCGAGCAAACGACCATTGGGCAAACCCTATGTGGCGATGTGTTCGAGCCCCTGGTCGCCGAGCTTCACCGTGGCAAACGGGCTGGCCCATTGAATCTTCAGCCGACGTTCGGCTTCGATTGGAGCGATCTCGCCAAGGTCAGCAGCCCTGGCGGCGTGGCAGTTTTTTCGCTTCCTGACGGCGTACAAGGTTCGGCCTGCCTGATCATCTCGGCGGCACCGCCAGGTTCCGACCCCCCCTGCCTGGCAACGGCGGCCCGGTATTTTCGTCAGCAGGGAATGACCGCCACCGAGATAAAACGGGCATCCGCGCGCGTCACGGTCTGGCAGACAGCCGCCACTGAGCAGGTCAAGGCAACCCGTGTCTTGTTCGTCGCCAACGCGTTTTATGGCGTTGCCAATTCCCTGGGCGCGGCCGACGCGATCCTGCAAGTTAAGGCTAATCAATCACTCGCTCATGAGGTGGCCTTCACCTCATCCATCCAGCCGCTGACCGGGGGACCGACCACGATTTCTAGTGACGCGCTGTTTTTCCTGCGTCCCTTGGAACTGTGGGAGAGTATGCCCAAGGATGGCAATGGCAAGCCGCAGCCGGATAACAAAGAGTCAACGGCCAAGGACAAGGATACGGTCAAGCAGCCCGACCCCATCGAGACGTACCGCCGTCTGGGGTACGGCGGAATCAAGGCCATCGGCGGTCGCGTTCGATTCATGGCTGCGGAGCCATGCGAATGGGAAGTCCAAGCCCGCGTGATCATGCCCCGACCTTTTGCGCGGGCCATGCGATTACTGGACTTACATACGGGTCCGTTTGCGGACCCTCCGGCATGGATTTCTGCAAACGTCTCGAGCGTGTGGCGCTGGCGCTGGGACTTCGCCACTTCGATCAAGGGATATGGCAACCTGTTTGACGAAGCAAACGAGCCTGGCCCCGATGGCGAAGGCATGTTCGAGGACCTGCTGGACGGCATTCGCGACGATCCCGAAGGTGTGATGGTCGATTTGCGCAAAGATCTGTTCGGCAGCCTGGGGGCTGACATGCTGTCAGTCACCGATCACCTTGGCAAGCCGATTGAAGGGGAGCGGAATACCGAGCGCACGGTCTATTCAGCCACGGTTCGCGACGCAACGACCATTACGGATGCTTTGGCGCGTTTCTACAAGGCCGACGAGCGCGTGGAACATGTGCGCAATCCTGATTACGACGTGTGGTCGGTGCCGGAAGGTGCGTCATTGTTCGTCGAAGGAGAGA includes:
- a CDS encoding VOC family protein, translated to MLRCRPQLHLFLLAGIVLSRTVPAGAEDSAPARFHHVHLNVTDPKSSIKFYSRVFGATPTKYRGVADALFTERSFLLLNKVDTPPETKLNTGIWHIGWGGVDVKNEFEWWKNHGVDIHTPLSPLPGSDNYYMYINGPDKELIEINTMGHHRFAHVHFFCTDVNETVGWYAKNLGLKPLRPKVEKPKGNMSTLAGIWINVIPCDNVTMIFFGKPDVTPAPPWWPDEPLKEIQPTRGRPIDHIAFSYRDIEPVFERMKAAGVEIVEPITMHDDIKTKSFTVLAPEKVTIEIVEAKPIPEGVWED
- a CDS encoding prenyltransferase/squalene oxidase repeat-containing protein, translated to MMRNGKSLFVACLIGATGITVGSSATTASAASAAINQDQAISKAIDFLRVKGQAEDGSFSAAAGPAVTALVTKAVLESGRTAQDPVVAKALKYLQAFVQSDGGIYQPESRHRNYETCVGLMCFGAANADGRYNALVKNAEAFLTKGQWDESENVQPDNIAYGGAGYGQAERPDLSNTHFLLDALKAAGEGEDDEAFKRALVFVSRCQNLESEYNTTEFPAKNPDGGFYYTPAGGGRSMAGNTDNGGLRSYGSMTYAGLKSMIYCGANADDPRVKAAVEWARKHYTLEDNPGMGDAGLYYYYTLFAKALAATKQPTITDVEGKSHDWRKELVAALLERQQPDGSWVNKNARWMEGDPNLVTAYALLALSYARPGAP
- a CDS encoding neutral/alkaline non-lysosomal ceramidase N-terminal domain-containing protein; its protein translation is MQRRALPFFMLVALVWGIVFSVLPGRTGAAEQLLAGVAAVEITPPPGLLMWGYSNRPQPATGKLDPLMARALVLSCGGTRAAVVTLDLGRTPEDQLLAALRARTLAKYGVGDLLVTASHTHAAPSLESLDDVPNKYGPTVIEAIDKAIGEAAGHLVSVRLGVGRGTVDIAHNRRHFLPDGRVAMQWRNMEHEPTSPVDKEFVVVRLDREDATPLAILLHYACHPVVLGPDNLEYSADFVGVACHDVEQKLGAPCLYLQGGCGNINPYADKTPLAKGGLVEMRKAGAALAVAAAQTAREIKPLAQQPGMLKFEAHPVPVRVRWNIQDPDVKAVLSKAYGPRFDRYLAGMLKSGEVRPELTTLIIGDAVAFVGMPGEMFVEFQTILKTQSPVPTTLLVGYANGYHAYFPTIRDAAAGGYGGKTATYVAPGAGERLTDEGLITLYKLVGKLHDVPRAEDFKLLEYDDVKK